The following proteins come from a genomic window of Desulfonatronum thiodismutans:
- a CDS encoding carboxypeptidase-like regulatory domain-containing protein: MICYRITLVSIVLLVMAFLPVTPFAQLQAGNLYGTVLFEEDPLPLPGVMITLQGQGAPQVQITNDQGHFRFLDLPAGVYSLVARLEGFSTIQYANIVINIGRNTQIEILMGQSR, translated from the coding sequence ATGATATGTTATCGCATCACACTCGTCTCGATCGTCTTATTGGTCATGGCATTTCTGCCTGTGACCCCTTTTGCGCAGCTTCAAGCTGGGAATCTTTATGGCACGGTGCTTTTCGAGGAAGATCCATTGCCACTTCCGGGTGTAATGATAACACTTCAGGGCCAAGGCGCTCCTCAGGTTCAGATTACGAATGACCAAGGCCATTTCAGATTCTTGGATCTCCCTGCGGGGGTCTACTCTCTGGTAGCTAGATTGGAAGGATTTTCCACAATACAATATGCCAATATCGTCATCAATATTGGGAGAAACACACAGATAGAAATCCTTATGGGACAGTCACGATAA
- a CDS encoding Lcl C-terminal domain-containing protein: MKKLFAIAILAVTLCLTGLVVSGAALAQPCVDNGDGTVTDNGTGLMWQKATAGPMNWFAAMSYANSLSLGGHLGWRLPSKDVLVNLYHSHCKSMMEVVSPLFYWSSTTNAGLMYVAWLVDFGNGVVYGSSKSHSYYVRAVRAGQ, translated from the coding sequence ATGAAGAAGCTTTTCGCGATTGCAATTCTGGCGGTTACGCTCTGCCTGACCGGGCTGGTCGTGTCAGGGGCGGCCCTTGCCCAGCCGTGCGTGGACAACGGGGATGGAACCGTGACGGACAATGGTACTGGTCTGATGTGGCAGAAGGCAACGGCTGGTCCAATGAACTGGTTTGCGGCCATGAGTTACGCAAACAGTCTTTCTTTGGGTGGACATCTGGGCTGGAGGCTGCCGAGTAAGGATGTATTAGTTAATCTTTACCATTCTCACTGTAAATCTATGATGGAAGTAGTGTCGCCTCTTTTTTACTGGTCGTCTACTACCAACGCCGGCCTTATGTACGTCGCGTGGCTCGTCGATTTCGGCAACGGCGTCGTGTACGGCAGCTCTAAATCGCATAGCTACTACGTTCGTGCCGTGCGTGCCGGACAGTGA